CACCGCCATCTACCTCAGCGAGTACGCGAGCGCGCAGGCCCGGTCGATTCTCAAGCCGGCGCTGGAAATCCTCGCGGGCGTCCCGACCGTCGTCTACGGCTTCTTCGCGCTTATCTACATCACCCCGGCGCTGGAAGTCGTCTTCCCCGACATCGGGACGTTCAA
The Salifodinibacter halophilus genome window above contains:
- a CDS encoding phosphate ABC transporter permease subunit PstC — encoded protein: FLTGTTWQIHSQEFGVLALVSATLMVTIGSAVIALPLGVATAIYLSEYASAQARSILKPALEILAGVPTVVYGFFALIYITPALEVVFPDIGTF